From a single Diachasmimorpha longicaudata isolate KC_UGA_2023 chromosome 15, iyDiaLong2, whole genome shotgun sequence genomic region:
- the LOC135169676 gene encoding dynein intermediate chain 3, ciliary-like, with translation MEIEYVYVKSRSLFGKQCIFDDSGVTIEENIVSDPKMMGRYTHKHPFHTATQNTRQFAVHEVQTMSNPVKDSGMHHTEGGWPKDINMKDEESVARFRRRVEKSDNWPPRMRNLMTIAEKNVLQNSTINIYQQYFDDMVPTELVLPLGLRTVNVYEDPQVLVRPVAHLAWSPDSGKRLAVAYGCREFQRVSPKLNPYSYIWNIENPNKPFMALKAVHPSVTIEFNPRDPSMLISGLMSGQVCNWDIRSGNTPIQISHPQYSHRNPTNCALWINSKTNTEFFSASTGGIIHWWDIRKLRQPTDSLIMDLENPLRGDVVRAIGVSALQFEVTMGTKFMVGMENGVVVSGTRKGKNPAEKLAVRFNCHYGPVVAIDRNPFSTKNFLTIGDWTARVWAEDTREGNLVSTKHHKTSLTGGCWSTSRCSVFYVINDEGVMEVFDILVGLNNPVTTIRLCGDSLKALAPHENGKLVAVGSDKGSVYLVESSEALTTNARNDKLLLTSYFERCSRYEKSIDSRLKEIRLAQRVDYDDEPLPSPSAVKARSNKGGPGRKPDKEKKTDDKSSRADEKERKKVKQKKTKSAWELLEEPELADVEQQYFEAVQQEMEKYAEASEALGEGSEGTISTLTASRDGTSTKRRKHEESKERNSTVRRSQIGQRKKSKNYSIVKVVVPPVKPDVDVEDPGTEDILPPDVIDEEAPDDEEEMQTTIENANEKVLSPRKPSRFGNKPCEDEICDPMICCLGSTVKPGPVYSETTVRTENHKMNAAIVEMLAGLPKNVLPSQLEELSRYTTDEKHKILAVKDAPPSVLSDALKEAKKGVRKGGEMGALRKFERSTSGKFTVVGEKTELTETVIALDENRGTYLRGRELRKSVSSSRKSVNRFTRKNISMRNPCDPNAKSFTSKEIRSIIGVDIELPERPISSTKWTGESSREKIRYPRYSALNVKKLNE, from the exons atggaGATTGAATACGTCTACGTCAAGAGTCGATCGCTGTTTGGAAAGCAATGTATTTTCGACGACTCCGGGGTTACGATAGAGGAAAATATTGTATCAGATCCGAAGATGATGGGCAGATACACACACAAACATCCGTTTCATACCGCCACTCAAAATACAAGACAATTCGCAGTTCATGAG GTTCAGACGATGAGTAATCCTGTCAAAGACAGTGGCATGCATCACACAGAAGGCGGTTGGCCCAAGGACATCAACATGAAGGATGAGGAATCTGTTGCGAGATTCCGAAGGCGAGTCGAGAAAAGCGACAATTGGCCGCCCCGGATGCGCAATTTAATGACAATTGCGGAAAAAAATGTACTTCAGAACAGTACCATTAACATTTATCAGCAGTATTTTGATGATATGGTGCCAACGGAGTTGGTGTTGCCTCTGGGATTAAG AACTGTAAACGTTTACGAGGATCCTCAAGTTCTGGTGCGGCCGGTAGCCCATCTAGCCTGGTCACCCGACAGTGGAAAAAGATTGGCAGTGGCATACGGTTGCCGAGAGTTTCAACGAGTTTCACCTAAACTAAATCCCTACTCGTACATTTGGAATATCG AGAATCCAAACAAGCCATTCATGGCATTGAAAGCTGTTCACCCTTCAGTAACGATTGAATTCAATCCCCGTGATCCCTCTATGCTGATCAGTGGACTGATGTCGGGACAAGTTTGTAACTGGGACATACGAAGCGGAAATACGCCCATTCAAATTTCTCATCCCCAGTACAGTCATAG GAACCCAACAAACTGTGCTCTCTGgataaattcaaaaacaaaTACCGAATTCTTCTCTGCATCGACTGGTGGTATAATTCACTGGTGGGATATTCGTAAACTTCGACAGCCCACAGACTCTTTAATTATGGATCTTGAGAATCCACTTCGTGGTGATGTCGTAAGAGCAATTGGGGTTTCAGCGCTCCAGTTTGAGGTCACAATGGGCACGAAATTCATGGTTGGAATGGAGAATGGAGTGGTTGTTAGTGGTACGAGAAAGGGGAAAAATCCTGCTGAAAAATTGGCTGTCAGATTCAATTGTCATTACGGGCCAGTAGTGGCGATTGACAGGAATCCATTCagtacaaaaaattttttgactaTTGGCGATTGGACAGCTAGAGTATGGGCGGAGGACACGAGGGAGGGTAATCTAGTATCAACAAA ACACCACAAAACATCACTGACTGGTGGATGCTGGAGCACGTCTCGCTGCTCGGTGTTTTACGTGATAAATGATGAGGGAGTGATGGAGGTATTTGATATTCTGGTCGGCCTGAACAATCCAGTCACAACAATTCGTCTTTGTGGGGACAGTTTAAAGGCGTTGGCACCACATGAGAATGGAAAACTGGTGGCTGTTGGTAGTGACAAGGGCAGTGTCTATCTCGTCGAGTCGTCAGAAGCACTCACTACCAATGCGAGAAATGATAAATTACTCTTGACATCA TACTTCGAGAGATGCAGCAGATATGAGAAGTCAATCGACAGCCGTTTGAAGGAAATTAGACTTGCGCAGAGGGTTGATTACGATGACGAACCACTTCCATCCCCATCCGCCG TGAAAGCCAGGAGTAATAAGGGTGGCCCCGGCCGTAAACCagacaaagagaaaaaaacagaTGATAAAAGTAGTCGAGCCGATGAAAAGGAgcgcaagaaagtgaaacagaaaaaaacgaaaagcGCCTGGGAACTATTGGAGGAACCTGAGCTGGCTGATGTCGAGCAACAATACTTCGAGGCTGTACAACAG gaaatggaaaaatacgcTGAGGCTTCAGAGGCACTTGGTGAAGGGTCAGAGGGTACGATTTCAACATTGACAGCATCGAGAGATGGCACATCGACAAAGCGAAGAAAACACGAGGAATCGAAGGAGCGAAACAGCACCGTAAGACGTTCACAAATaggacagagaaaaaaaagcaaaaactACTCAATCGTAAAAGTGGTGGTGCCTCCTGTCAAGCCAGATGTTGATGTTGAAGATCCTGGTACCGAGGACATTCTACCACCTGACGTAATCGATGAAGAAGCGCCAGATGACGAGGAGGAAATGCAAACGACGATAGAGAATGCCAATGAGAAGGTCCTATCACCCCGAAAACCATCACGATTTGGGAATAAACCCTGTGAAGATGAGATATGTGATCCCATGATCTGCTGCTTAG GATCAACGGTCAAACCCGGGCCTGTCTATTCTGAAACTACTGTCCGCACTGAAAACCACAAGATGAATGCTGCAATCGTGGAGATGCTTGCTGGTCTACCAAAAAACGTATTACCAAGTCAGCTTGAGGAACTTTCCCGTTACACAACGGATGAAAAGCACAAGATTCTGGCAGTGAAGGATGCACCCCCATCAGTCTTAAGTGATGCGCTGAAAGAAGCCAAGAAGGGAGTGAGGAAAGGGGGTGAGATGGGAGCATTGAGAAAATTCGAACGCTCCACTTCGGGTAAATTCACGGTGGTGGGGGAAAAGACGGAACTGACCGAAACAGTAATCGCATTGGATGAGAATAGGGGGACATAtctgagaggcagagaactcCGGAAAAGTGTTTCTTCGTCGAGAAAATCGGTGAATAGATTCACTCGGAAGAACATCTCGATGCGAAATCCGTGTGACCCGAATGCGAAGAGTTTTACGTCTAAGGAAATTCGGAGTATCATTGGGGTTGACATCGAATTACCAGAGAGACCGATATCATCTACGAAGTGGACTGGTGAATCTTCAAGAGAGAAAATACGATATCCCAGATATTCAGCtctgaatgtaaaaaaattaaacgagtga
- the LOC135169680 gene encoding uncharacterized protein LOC135169680, producing MSPIKFIIGGTSKCSSLSKCDYPKVRFSFQSWLELCAGEDCNMPRGHPLRKDTFKSIQLSPLSKYTVGNDPPTFSMGDDMKPPPETNFSPSSSSSPAPSIHQFWEDTWPGLRKNRTRVGGNDGDSGMSGYIAQFEEKPVRDCFVAAEDEKSEKHLMFLIPKGNHRFSGPESLGTCTSWGSGPGVGALRRFRESSCMFHPEWIQKLGGSLVRRFFSCSPGPGDDENSEKSRCIIQFPEKPTKNCFFPPEDKKYEKHLPFLTAVDSYRFNGPKKSVELTNFSESHPNIQTFKHRLSKSPCISNSEWMKKCVQPLSSNLPPKVKRKFNVPQPARVLPISRKSSEWKNQKSNIRGRISKCPLTKWNNTCPSGAESTLREPSWIPVVTDISLKVGRSKVQLEQMPELEGNLCCHLGKCRNLKNYEMKMEESRAVAKDNKKK from the exons ATGTCACcgataaaattcattattggGGGCACATCAAAGTGTTCATCCTTATCGAAATGTGATTATCCGAAAGTGAGATTCTCATTTCAAAGTTGGTTGGAACTTTGTGCTGGAGAAGACTGTAATATGCCTCGAGGACATCCACTTCGCAAAGATACATTCAAGTCAATCCAGCTGTCACCATTGAGCAAATACACTGTTGGCAACGATCCACCAACATTTTCTATGGGGGATGACATGAAACCACCACCAGAAACTAATTTCTCACCTAGTTCAAGCAGTTCACCAGCTCCTTCTATCCATCAATTTTGGGAAGACACATGGCCAGGATTGAGGAAAAATCG TACGCGAGTTGGTGGGAATGATGGAGACTCTGGAATGTCAGGATACATCGCTCAATTTGAAGAGAAACCTGTCAGAGATTGTTTCGTCGCTGCTGAGGATGAAAAGTCTGAGAAACATTTGATGTTTTTGATACCGAAGGGTAATCATAGGTTCAGCGGACCTGAAAGCCTTGGAACTTGTACTTCATGGGGTTCAGGCCCGGGTGTTGGGGCCCTGAGACGATTTAGGGAGTCTtcgtgcatgttccatcctgAATGGATCCAAAAATTAGGGGGATCActcgtcagacgatttttttcctgCTCTCCAGGACCTGGAGATGATGAAAATTCCGAGAAGTCAAGATGCATCATTCAATTTCCAGAGAAACCCaccaaaaattgtttttttcctcccgaggataaaaaatatgagaaacaCTTGCCATTCTTGACAGCTGTTGACAGCTACAGATTCAACGGACCGAAAAAATCGGTTGAATTGACGAATTTCTCTGAATCTCATCCGAATATCCAGACCTTTAAACATCGACTGAGCAAATCTCCATGCATCTCTAACTCTGAATGGATGAAGAAGTGTGTGCAGCCCCTGTCATCAAATCTCCCTCCAaaagtgaaaagaaaatttaatgtaCCCCAGCCGGCCCGCGTCCTGCCGATATCTCGCAAGTCCagtgaatggaaaaatcaaaaatcaaatattcGAGGGAGAATATCTAAGTGTCCTCTGACAAAATGGAATAACACATGCCCATCCGGAGCAGAAAGTACACTGCGTGAGCCAAGTTGGATTCCAGTGGTGACCGATATTTCACTGAAGGTGGGGCGATCGAAGGTACAACTGGAGCAAATGCCAGAGCTGGAAGGGAATCTCTGCTGTCATCTTGGGAAATGCCGGAATCTCAAGaattatgaaatgaaaatggagGAGAGTAGAGCAGTCGCCAAGgataataaaaagaaatga